Part of the Apilactobacillus apisilvae genome is shown below.
TGCACCATTCGTTGAATACAATTTCTACTATCCTTAAGAAAATTATTATATTCATTGTTATTTTCACTTTTTTCGACATTTTTAACTAAGTCGGAAGTGGAAGCGGGAGAACCAGTCCATCCAATTAACAATTTTAAATTATCGGGAGGTGTTAATGGTTCTATATTTAGTCCAGGCCAATCCATATCAATAATTTTGTTAATGGGTAGCCTTAAATTTTTAAATAACCATTCTTTGTCAAAAGAGCTATATGTGATCCAACCACCATAGACACTTGCAGCAATATCTCCTAAAGATCCATTACCTTGAACCTTTAAATGAGCAATTGATGATAATTTAAAAATATCACTTAAATCTAAATTTAAGTGGTAGAAGTCGCAAATAGCTTTAACTACGCCAACAGTAACTGCTGCTGAAGACCCTAATCCATATTTTCTATCATCGGAGCTATTTAAGCAACTATCTATATTAATTAAGAAATTTTCTAAATTATAACCTAATGATTTTATATATTCAGTTGTTACTTCGATTGCAGAAACAACATAATCAAAATCTTTTTCATCATTGTTGAAAACAATATCATTATTAACAACTTCCCAATGAACAATTTTGTCAGGATATTGTTTAGAATGAACTTCACCTAAATTTTTACTATGGTTAATATTGACAGTAATAAACTGATCCAATGCAACAATAATTGATGGCATTCCTTTTTCAACCACCGCATATTCTCCAGCAATATATAATTTACCTGGAGCTTTTACAGAAATCAAACTAATCATTTCCTTTCAAAATTATAAATATTTAACCTTACTACCAGGTTTTGAAACCTTAATTTGATTATTATTAAACAAATTAGATATTTTTTTAACTATGCTACTTACATTATTTGATTGACAAATTATTTTAACATTAGGTCCTGCATCCATCGTAAAATAGCATTCAATACCATTTTTTCTCAAATTTTTGACTGCATGAATAACAGTTAAACTATCATTATTTAGATATAAATATGAAGGATCTGAACTTAGCGTTAGTGAATGCATTCTCATTGAATTTAATTCAGCAGTTTTACCCAAAATTGTAAAATTATTATCTTTAATAGCATTTTCAACAGTTTTTAAATCATCATTAGTTTGTTTTATCCATGATTCATAGTAGGGGGAAGTTTCTACTGATATTTTCATTCCTTCACGACTACTAATTTTTTTAGGACTATTATTTAGAACAATAGCAATCATTCTAATATCCATTTTAACCGGATCTTGAACGCTTACAGCATAAGAAGTTTTATCATCATTTCCTTTTTTCCATTTAGCAAACCCACCATAGATTGAACGAGTGGCAGAACCAGAACCTAATCTAGCTAATCTAGATAGTTCGATTTCATTTAAATCTAGACCTGCAGCTTTACTAGCGGCAGCAGCTAAAGCTGCAAATCCAGATGCTGAAGATGCTAATCCAGCTGAAGTAGGGACATGATTATAAGAATGTATTTCAGCAAAAGTACTGATTCCAGCTTTTTCTCTAACTATATCCATAAATTTAATTATTTTGTTATTATCTGATAATAACTTATCGTTTAAATAAATAACATCATTGGATAACTCATCAATAAATTGGACAGTAGTATCAGTATAAAATTCATCTAAAGTCAATGAAATACTACTGTTATTAGGGATTATTAATTGTTCATTTTTCTTTCCCCAATATTTAGTTAAGGCAATATTAGTATGTGCTCTTGCAGTAATAGGGTGATTCAATGAGTTCATTATTAATACTCCATAAATTTATTTAAATGGTTGAATCCAAGTATCTAAAGCACCGGCCTTATTCAAGGCATTAGCAATATTTTCGGCTTCGTAATTATTTCTTGCTAAAG
Proteins encoded:
- a CDS encoding phosphomevalonate kinase — its product is MISVKAPGKLYIAGEYAVVEKGMPSIIVALDQFITVNINHSKNLGEVHSKQYPDKIVHWEVVNNDIVFNNDEKDFDYVVSAIEVTTEYIKSLGYNLENFLINIDSCLNSSDDRKYGLGSSAAVTVGVVKAICDFYHLNLDLSDIFKLSSIAHLKVQGNGSLGDIAASVYGGWITYSSFDKEWLFKNLRLPINKIIDMDWPGLNIEPLTPPDNLKLLIGWTGSPASTSDLVKNVEKSENNNEYNNFLKDSRNCIQRMVHGFHTRSLKLIQKEILVNRLLLSKLGKFTGTNIETPKLSKLCDIAINNHGAAKSSGAGGGDCGIVIIDKNESTDKIINEWKENDIKNLKLNIHNKI
- the mvaD gene encoding diphosphomevalonate decarboxylase; translation: MNHPITARAHTNIALTKYWGKKNEQLIIPNNSSISLTLDEFYTDTTVQFIDELSNDVIYLNDKLLSDNNKIIKFMDIVREKAGISTFAEIHSYNHVPTSAGLASSASGFAALAAAASKAAGLDLNEIELSRLARLGSGSATRSIYGGFAKWKKGNDDKTSYAVSVQDPVKMDIRMIAIVLNNSPKKISSREGMKISVETSPYYESWIKQTNDDLKTVENAIKDNNFTILGKTAELNSMRMHSLTLSSDPSYLYLNNDSLTVIHAVKNLRKNGIECYFTMDAGPNVKIICQSNNVSSIVKKISNLFNNNQIKVSKPGSKVKYL